ACCGCTGCTGGATGTAGCCATCCAGCAGGGCGATGAAGTCTTGGCTGATATGGGGGCCTTTCAGGGTCTGGGCCTTTTGGCCGTCGATGAACACCGGGGCTGCCGGATTTTCGCCGTTGCCCGGCAGGCTGATGCCGATGTCGGCGTGCTTGCTTTCGCCGGGGCCGTTGACGATGCAGCCCATCACCGCCACCTTGAGCCGCTCCACGCCGGGATACTGCGCCTGCCAGCGCGGCATGGCCTCGGCCAGGTGGTCCTGTACCTGCTGCGCCAGCTCCTGGAAGGTGCCGCTGCTGGTGCGGCCGCAGCCGGGGCAGGCGATGACCTCGGGGATAAAGGCGCGCAGGCCCATGGATTGCAGAATCTCGCGGGCCACTCGCACCTCGCCGCTGCGCGATTCCCCCGGCGCCGGGGTGAGGGAGATGCGGATGGTGTCGCCTATGCCCTCTTGCAGCAGCACCGCCAGCGCTGCGGTGGAGGCGACTATGCCCTTGGAGCCCATGCCCGCTTCGGTCAGGCCCAGGTGGAGGGCGTAGTGGCTGCGGCTGGCCAGGCGGCGATAGACCGCAATCAAATCCTGCACGCCGCTCATCTTACAGGAGAGCACGATGCGCTCCGCCGCCAGACCGATGCGCTCGGCCTGGGCCGCGCTCTCCAGCGCCGAGGTGACCATGATCTCGTGCATCAGCTCATCCGGTGCCAGGGGCTCGGCGGCGCAAGCGTTGGCGTCCATCATCCGCGCCAGCAGTTCCTTGTCCAGGCTGCCCCAGTTGACGCCGATGCGCACCGCCTTGTCGTAGCGGATGGCGGTTTCGATCATCGCCGCGAAGCTCTCGTCGCGGGTCTGGCCGCTGCCCACATTGCCGGGGTTGATGCGGTATTTCGCCAAGGCCTGGGCACAGTCGGGGAAGTCCGCCAGCAGACGATGGCCGTTGAAGTGGAAATCCCCCACCAGTGGCACATCCAGGCCCTGGCGCTCCAGCCCCTCGCGGATGGCGGGCACGGCGCGGGCGGCCTCGGCGTTGTTTACCGTGATGCGCACCAGCTCGGAACCGGCCCGGGCCAGCTCCATGATCTGACGCAGGCTGGCGGCCACATCGGCGGTGTCGGTGTTGGTCATGGACTGCACCAGCACCGGATGGGCGGCACCCAGCCGCACCGAGCCGATACGCACAGAGGGGGTGGGGTGTCGTTTGGGCGTGGCGTTTGGGGTCATGATAAACCTGGATTCGGCAGTGAAGCCACAGAGAACATAGAGTTTTTCAACCTAAAAAGAGCATTTGGCCACAGAGCCACAGAGTACACAGAGAAAAATCAATGTGTTGGAAAGCGAACACTCAACACCTTCTAGGTGTCAAGTTCCGCCAGGTCGCCCGGCAGAGCCGGCCACCCACCCCAGGCCGCGCACGGCCAGCCAAGCCGAGATAATGGCTGCGATACAGGGGCAATCAGGCACGGTTATGGTATCAGCCCCTTTATGCGGCTTCATCCACAACCGGTTTTTTATCGTGGAAAATCTGTGTAATCTGCGCCCTTTGGTTTTCTTCCTCCCGCCGATTGCTGGGAGGCCGGGGGTGCTCCTTGTTTCTGCTCCGCCTGCAAGGCTTCATCGATGGCTTTTCTGATCTGCTGGGCCGGATTGCCGCCCTGCTGTTCATCCTGCTGCTGTTCAATGTCTTCTACGATGTGGCGGCGCGCTATCTGTTCAACTCGGTCAACCTGGGCCTGCAGGAGCTGGAATGGCACCTGTACGCCAGCATGTTCATGCTCGGTATCCCCTTCGCCCTGAAGAGCGGCAGCCATGTGCGGGTGGATGTGATTTACGACCGCCTCTCAGCCCGTGGCCGCGCCTGGATCGACCTGTTCGGCAGCCTGCTGCTGTTGCTGCCCTTTACCCTGCTGATTGCCTGGTACGGGGTGGATTTCGTCAAGGATGCCTACAGCATCGGCGAGGGCTCGCCGGACCCCGGCGGGCTGCCCCATCGCTGGGTGATCAAGTCGGTGATCCCCTTCGCCATGCTGTTTAACTTCATCAGCGGCATCGGCTTCATGCTCGCCGCGCTCAACTGCCTGCTCGGCCACAGCGGAGCGGACTGCGCCGACCAGGCCAGCAGCACCAGTACCAGCACCGGCACCGGCGGAGGCATCTAGGCATGATCGGCGTCATCATGTTCTTCGTGGCCCTGCTCTTGCTGCTGCTGGGCTTTCCCGTGGCCTACACCTTCGGTGGCGTGGCGCTGATCTTTGGCGTCTTTGCCCAGGGTCCGGACATCTTCGCCTTCATGCCCTTCCGCATCCAGAGCATCATGGAGAACACCACCCTGATGGCGGTGCCCCTGTTCGTGTTCATGGGCATAGTCTTGCAGCGCACCCAGCTGGCGGAGCAGTTACTGGAGGCCATGGGCCAGCTGTTCGGACCGGTGCGCGGCGGCCTGGCCATTTCCACCGTGCTGGTGGGCGCCCTGCTGGCGGCCTCCACCGGCGTGGTCGGTGCCTCGGTGGTAGCCATGGGCCTGATCTCCCTGCCGGTGATGCTCAAGTACCACTACGACAAGCGCCTGGCCAGCGGCACCATCTGCGCCGCCGGCACCCTGGGGCAGATCATCCCGCCATCGATCATCCTGATCATCCTCGGCGATGTGCTGGGCATCCCGGTGGGTGACCTGTTCAAGGCGGCGATACTGCCCGGTTCGGTGCTGATCGGCACCTATCTGGTCTATATCCTGACCATCACCTTTATCCGCCCCGAGGCGGCCCCGGCCCTGCCGCGGGATGCCAGCCTCAATCGGCGCGCCTTTTATCTCAAGGCGCTCAAGGCCATAGTCCCGCCCCTGGCGCTGGTGCTGGTGGTGCTGGGCTCGATCTTTGCCGGGGTGGCCACGCCCACCGAGTCCTCTGCCCTGGGCGGCGTGGGGGCCTTGATCCTGGCGCTGATCTATCGCCAGTTCAGTTGGCGGATGCTGTTTGAGGCCGCCCGGGATACGGTCAAGGTGACCGCCATGGTGTTCGCCATCCTGCTCGGTGCCACGGCCTTTTCCATGGCCTTCAGCTACACCGGCGGCGAGGAGATCGTCGAGGAGGTGCTAACCAACCTGCCCGGCGGCGCCACCGGCTTTCTGGTGCTGTCCATGCTGGCCATACTGGTGTTGGGCTTTTTCATCGACTTTGTGGAAATCGCCTTCATCATAGTGCCCATCCTGGCCCCGGTGGCCGATGCCCTGGGCATAGCACCGCTCTGGTTCGCCATCCTCATCGCCATGAACCTGCAGACCAGCTTTCTCACCCCGCCCTTCGGCTTCTCCCTGTTTTACCTCAAGGGCGTGGCCCCAGCCGGGGTGCGCACCCTGGACATCTACCGGGGGGTGGTGCCCTTTATCCTGCTGCAGATCCTGGTGCTGGCCACGGTCATGCTGTTTCCGCAGCTGTACGGTCTGAATGCTTAGCGAGGCCCCATCTCCGACCGACTAGGAGTCTGTCGAAGAGAAGAGAAAGGAGCTCAAATCCCCCTCAATCCCCCGTTGGAAAAGGGGGAGACCAACCCCCTCCGAGCCAGCGCTCAGGGCCCCCAGGAATGTCATCAACAGAATGAGCAAACTTGGTCTAGAATTGACCTTGATCAATCCTGGAGATGACCCATGCCCGCTGCCGCCACCCAGACCACAACCGAACTCGTCGCCCAGGTCTGTGGCCGCTTTGGCCATGACCGCACCCGGCTGATGGATATGCTCTGGGCCTTGCAGAAAGCGTTGCGCGGCATCGACAAGGCCACCCAGGCCCTGCTGGCGCAGGAATTGGGTACGCGCCGGGTGGTGATCGAGGGCATGGTCAGCTTCTATGCCTTCTTTACCGACCGGCCCACCGGCCGGCTGGCGATTCGCCTGTGTGACGATGTCATCGACCGCCATGCCGGTATGGAGGAGATCAGCCGCACCCTGCAGCAGGAGCTGGGCCTGGGTCTGGAGCAAACCAGCGCCGATGGCCTGTTTTCCCTGCATCACACCCCCTGCATCGGCCTGAGCGATCAGGCCCCGGCGCTGCTGGTGAATGAGGTGCCGGTGACCCGCCTGACCCCGGAGCGCGCTCGAGAGCTGATCCGCTGGCTGCGGCGGAACCCCGATCCTGCTGGCTTGGCCCAGACCCTGGTGGGCGATTTTGCCCCGCTGGGGGATGGCTGCAATGCCGATCCCCTGATCCATAGCCTGGTGGAGAACCAGATTCGCCTGCCTGGCCCGGTGCTGTTCGCTGAGCATCGGCCCTTCAGCGGCTTGCAGGCGGCGCTGCAGCAGTCCCCGGCGCAGCTGATCGCCGAGCTGAGCCGCTCCGGTCTGCGCGGGCGTGGCGGTGCCGGGTTTCCCACCGGGCGCAAGTGGGACTTCACCCATCGGCCGCCGGCGGAGCGGCGCTATCTGATCTGCAACGCCGATGAGGGCGAGCCGGGCACCTTCAAGGACCGGGTGCTGCTCACCGAGAAGCCCGACCTGCTCATCGAGGGCATGGTCATAGCGGCACGGGCCATCGGCTGTGCCGAGGGCATCATCTACCTGCGCGCCGAGTACGAGTACCTGCTGGCCTGGCTGGAGAATCGCCTGGCGGCTGCGCGTGCGGCCGGTTGGCTGGGGCAGGCCATTGGCGGGGTGCAGGGGTTTGACTTCGATATCCGCATCCAGATGGGTGCCGGGGCCTATGTCTGCGGCGAGGAGAGCGCCCTGATCAGCTCCTGCGAGGGCCTGCGCGGCGAGCCGAAGAACCGTCCACCCTTTCCCGCCGAGCGCGGCTATCTGGGCTGCCCCACCTGCGTGGATAACGTCGAGACCCTGGCCTGCGCGGCACGCATCTTCGCCGAAGGGGCGGACTGGTTCCGTGCCCTGGGCACCGAGCAGAGCAGCGGCAGCAAACTGCTCAGCATCAGCGGCGACTGCGCCCGGCCCGGGGTCTATGAGGTGGAGTTTGGTGTTTCTATTGCCGAGCTGTTGGCCCTGGTTGGGGCTGAACAGACCGGTGCCGTGCTGGTGGGCGGGCCGTCAGGGCAGTTCATCGGCGCGGATCAATTCGAGCGGCGCATCGGTTTTGAGGACCTGCCCACCGGCGGCGCCTTGCTGATCTTCAACCAGAGCCGCAACCTGCTGCAGGTGGTCAACCACTACCTGGACTTCTTCATTGACGAAAGCTGCGGCTACTGCACCCCCTGCCGGGTGGGCACGGTGTTCATGAAAAAGCGCATGGAGAAGCTGGTCAAGGGCAGCGCCGAGCCGTCCGATCTGGATTACCTGAAGAACCTGGGTGCCACCCTCAGGGCCAGCAGCCGCTGCGGCCTGGGCCTGACCGCGCCGAACCCGGTGCTCAGCACGATGGAACACTTCCCGATGATCTACTCGGCCCTGGTCAAGCCACCCAAGGACGGCCAGCACGCCTACTTCGACATCCAGGCCGCGCTGGAAGAGTCCCGCCACCTCGCCAAGCGCCGCTCGATGATCTACGACGTGGATTATGAAAATTAGAAGCCTGAAAAGTCCGCAAATGAACGCTAAAGAGGACGCGGAGATCGCGGAGAAGCGCAGAGACCGCAGAGTATTAGTGAGTTTAAGAACATCTAATCTCTGCGTCCTCTGCGCTTCTTTGCGTGCTCTGCGTCCT
This is a stretch of genomic DNA from gamma proteobacterium SS-5. It encodes these proteins:
- a CDS encoding TRAP transporter small permease subunit, whose protein sequence is MFLLRLQGFIDGFSDLLGRIAALLFILLLFNVFYDVAARYLFNSVNLGLQELEWHLYASMFMLGIPFALKSGSHVRVDVIYDRLSARGRAWIDLFGSLLLLLPFTLLIAWYGVDFVKDAYSIGEGSPDPGGLPHRWVIKSVIPFAMLFNFISGIGFMLAALNCLLGHSGADCADQASSTSTSTGTGGGI
- a CDS encoding NAD(P)H-dependent oxidoreductase subunit E, with product MPAAATQTTTELVAQVCGRFGHDRTRLMDMLWALQKALRGIDKATQALLAQELGTRRVVIEGMVSFYAFFTDRPTGRLAIRLCDDVIDRHAGMEEISRTLQQELGLGLEQTSADGLFSLHHTPCIGLSDQAPALLVNEVPVTRLTPERARELIRWLRRNPDPAGLAQTLVGDFAPLGDGCNADPLIHSLVENQIRLPGPVLFAEHRPFSGLQAALQQSPAQLIAELSRSGLRGRGGAGFPTGRKWDFTHRPPAERRYLICNADEGEPGTFKDRVLLTEKPDLLIEGMVIAARAIGCAEGIIYLRAEYEYLLAWLENRLAAARAAGWLGQAIGGVQGFDFDIRIQMGAGAYVCGEESALISSCEGLRGEPKNRPPFPAERGYLGCPTCVDNVETLACAARIFAEGADWFRALGTEQSSGSKLLSISGDCARPGVYEVEFGVSIAELLALVGAEQTGAVLVGGPSGQFIGADQFERRIGFEDLPTGGALLIFNQSRNLLQVVNHYLDFFIDESCGYCTPCRVGTVFMKKRMEKLVKGSAEPSDLDYLKNLGATLRASSRCGLGLTAPNPVLSTMEHFPMIYSALVKPPKDGQHAYFDIQAALEESRHLAKRRSMIYDVDYEN
- a CDS encoding TRAP transporter large permease subunit, translated to MIGVIMFFVALLLLLLGFPVAYTFGGVALIFGVFAQGPDIFAFMPFRIQSIMENTTLMAVPLFVFMGIVLQRTQLAEQLLEAMGQLFGPVRGGLAISTVLVGALLAASTGVVGASVVAMGLISLPVMLKYHYDKRLASGTICAAGTLGQIIPPSIILIILGDVLGIPVGDLFKAAILPGSVLIGTYLVYILTITFIRPEAAPALPRDASLNRRAFYLKALKAIVPPLALVLVVLGSIFAGVATPTESSALGGVGALILALIYRQFSWRMLFEAARDTVKVTAMVFAILLGATAFSMAFSYTGGEEIVEEVLTNLPGGATGFLVLSMLAILVLGFFIDFVEIAFIIVPILAPVADALGIAPLWFAILIAMNLQTSFLTPPFGFSLFYLKGVAPAGVRTLDIYRGVVPFILLQILVLATVMLFPQLYGLNA
- the ispG gene encoding flavodoxin-dependent (E)-4-hydroxy-3-methylbut-2-enyl-diphosphate synthase, with the translated sequence MTPNATPKRHPTPSVRIGSVRLGAAHPVLVQSMTNTDTADVAASLRQIMELARAGSELVRITVNNAEAARAVPAIREGLERQGLDVPLVGDFHFNGHRLLADFPDCAQALAKYRINPGNVGSGQTRDESFAAMIETAIRYDKAVRIGVNWGSLDKELLARMMDANACAAEPLAPDELMHEIMVTSALESAAQAERIGLAAERIVLSCKMSGVQDLIAVYRRLASRSHYALHLGLTEAGMGSKGIVASTAALAVLLQEGIGDTIRISLTPAPGESRSGEVRVAREILQSMGLRAFIPEVIACPGCGRTSSGTFQELAQQVQDHLAEAMPRWQAQYPGVERLKVAVMGCIVNGPGESKHADIGISLPGNGENPAAPVFIDGQKAQTLKGPHISQDFIALLDGYIQQRFGQGLG